The window ACTTTTATCACTAATGTAGATCATCAGCAAAACCGTTTGTAACATATTTCGTTATAGTTTCTCCTTTTCTAATATCTTATGTGTTCAAAAAAATCCAGGATCATCTTATTTACACAAAAAAACCGATTCAGCACCAGAATTACTGTATACGGgtgaaaaaatcaataaaaataaaatactgctCTAACAAAAAGAGCTACCCTGTACAAACACCAGCAAAGTATGTTTGAAGTATGTGCAAGTACTGTAGTTGAGAAAATATTacgaaatattataattattgttaGTTACACGTAAAAATGAAATACCAGAGCTTTGGAGCATCTGTATACAGCTGTATCCTGGACCAATTTATACTGTTTGATACAACTGTCAATGGATACAAGGTCTGTAATGGTTTAGGCCACCAGCTAGTGTAAATGTAGGAAAGCATATTAGATTAttgatatataaataaatatattaaagatcAATATAATCAAAATTCGTATTTGAcacaatataaatatttaagaTGGAAACAGATGTTATCAAAAACCATCGCCATCTCTAAAATTCAGCCAACAGGCTTACTGTACATCTAACTGTTTGATGAATTGAATTATTTAATTCAATAGTATCAGATAACTAGAAAAAATGAAAGCATTGTTAACTTTTCGATTTACAGATTAGAAACGAAAGGTTAATAATGTTATTTTTTCCCATTGTTCTCATAATATTGGCATAAAATATTGTGGATAAcacaaataaaatacttttcaaaACCATAGTCAtcacttttcaaaacatttctaaacttaaaaatgtggCATTTGCCTTATGTGTTGAGATTTTCTAAAACAAGTTCTAAAAAAGTAACATTTgaagtatattttgaaatttccTATTTCTCTCTCtggaaaaactactaaaaaagtaACATTTGACGAAATTTTTTACATTTCTTACGTCACTTTCTCGAAGATCTACTAAATAAATGATATTTGACACGTTTTCACATTTCTAAGGTTACTTTCTGGAATATTTACTAAAAAAGTGACAATATTGATGTATGTTTTGATATTTTCAGCTCAATTtcgattatttattaaaaaatggaCATTTAAATTGGGTTTTGACATTACCCAggtaactttttaaaatatttacaaaaaaaatattcatttaacGCAAGTTTTGACATTTCTAACATCACTTTCTGGAATGTTTACTAAAAAAGTGACATCGGGCTAAAGTTTTGATATTTGCAACAtaattatatttacttaaaatatgaCATTTGACGTAAGTTTGAATATTTTCAAGATCATTTTCTAGAAAAACTACTAAAACGGTATCATTTGACGCAAGTTTTGATATTTAtacgattatttttttaaaaatttactaaaaacaTGACATTTGACGTATTTCTTGATATATTCCAGACAACTTtccaaaaaatttacaaaaaaagtgTTATTTGTCGTAATTTAGGACGTTTCTAACGTCACTTTCTAGAATATCTActaaaaatgtaacaagttttgATACATTCAAGATCATTTTGTGGAAGATTTACTAAAAAAGTGACATTTAACTTAAATTTTGAGATTTTTAAGATCATTTTctagaaaaactactaaaaaatattatttgacgCAAGTTTTGATATTTCTACGGTTATTTTTTAGAAAATGaactaaaaaaattacatttgacGCATTTCTTGATATTTTTCAGGTACCTTTCTAGAATATTTACTAAAAAATTTTCATTTGACGTAATTTTTGACATTTCCAAAGTCACTTTCTAGAATATCTACTAAAAAGTATCACCTGAGTAAGTTTTGATTTCTTCAATATCATTTTCTACAAGGTTTACTAAAAATGTGACATTTGACTTTAGctttgatattttcaatattattttctagaATAACTACTGAAAAGTATCAATTGACGGAAGTTTTTTTACTAAAAAAGGATATTTGATGTGTGAAAAAGTGTGACTCGAAGTAAGTATTGAGATTTACAGCGTCACTTTCTAGAATATTTACTAAAAAGTTACATCTAAGTTTTAATGTGATCCTTTTCTAGAAGATTTACTAAAAATGTGACATTTGTCTTTAGTTTTGACATTTTCCACATTATTTTCTAGAATAACTACTAAAAAGTATCATTTGACGGAAGTTTTTTACTAAAAAGGACATATGATGTGTTTTTTGACATTTTCCCATTAACTTTCTAAAATATTTACTGAAAAAGTGTGATGTGAAGTAAAATTTGACATTTACAACGTCACTTTttagaaaatttactaaaaaagttACATCTAAGTTTTAATATCTTCAAGATCATTTTCAAAAGATTTACTAAAAATGTGACATTTATCTATAGTTTTGACATTTTCCATTTCATTTTCTAGAATAACTACTAAAATTTATCATTTGACGCAAGTTTTGATATTTCTAAGgttattttttagaaaattcaCTAAAAAAAGACATTTGACGTGTTATTTGACATCTTCCATTTAACTTTCTAGAATATTTACTGGAAAAGTGTCATTTGGCGTAAGTTTTGACATTTACAACGTCACTTTCTACAATATTTACCAAAAAATGGAATTTGACGAAAGTTTTGACATTTCCAACGTCATTTTCTAGAAGATTTACTAAAAAAATGATACTTGACGTAAGCGTCGAAGGTAAATTTCTCgaatatttactaaaaaaatgATATTTGACGCAAATTTCAGAGTGTTCGATTAAACCAACTACCAATTCAGTTTTTGTGGTAAAACAACTTATAGTTTCCATCTTTAATACTTATACTAGATCAAACAGTTCGGGTGTTGCTTTAATAGTAACAggcattataaacaattttatctCTAACCATTTGGAAGTAGATGCGATACTTGTTTATGTACactaaaaaaagtttttatatttcTATGTTTCTTATTTGATTGAGAATAACTGAGAAAAACTTTTTATTAGACCTTTAGATGTTAACACCGGCCAGGAAGTTAAGATATGTGAATCAGTATCAATCATCAAGTTCTGAAATAATACATTGGAGGAAATATATTCTGGGGACGACCAGTCTACAAGCGGAGACATTCTGTACAATGAGACTAAGTGGCAAGGCAAAAATGAGCAGCAAGTTAAGtcgttaaggctgttttagcagttcaagcacactgcgatttgaaatgggcacttacttttctacactgcttacgccagaccatctttactcagtgccgccggccgacggatagtttaatgacaacaaatgcattattctccattcaaattagttttaacacgaactaactgaccgtacgttcatgagatttgacgtcacgaaggcgataacgatgaaactaagcaccaatgatgagtaacacgtttcactattagattttagtattttttagcaattttcttcaaAGTTGGAACACgtttttctcgattattactggacacagaaaggtgaaacaaaaatcaacgattacagaaaaaaaactctttcaagtgatgggcgtaaaaagtttggttataagagaacgttaaacagtataatctAATTTTTCagcagaagtttcaaaaaaataaaaaaagtaaaaccatcattttaaaggcaagataatttcgaataacgtgtccaaatttcgagacattttgtcggtaaataacagagaaaacactgtccctaggttttggtgcaccgataaaacagccttaaggcACTATCAGAGAGCAAATGAGTAGATGTGCTCTTTGATTTGCCAAAAAGAGACAAAGAGGAAGATCTTAAAGAGGAAAGTATAAAAAAAGTCAAGAAGTGAATTTCGAAGTGAAGAATTTCGCTATTTGATTTGTCACAAAAGGGAAGACCAAGGAGGAAATAGTGATCTGCTATGAAATAGTCATAAATAGAAACAGACGAGTGGAGTCTTAGCCATAAAGTAAAGAAATGTGAGGCATAAATTCATACAAAAGGCAGAGAAAATCCCAGAACAAGTACTAGAATAAaaccgttaataaataaattaagaagCGACCACAGTCTATCACCTGAGAGCGTTAAGTACGATCAGATAATAATGGAGGAGCTTTACTCTTTGCTTTGCAAGGGAAAGACCTACAAAGAAATGGTTGTTACTGTGAAGACCATCTAGAGAAATTGAgtaacagaaattaaaaaaataacttaaaagtgaaactggaacaaaccatgaactggagatatccaggagtggctagtatacctgttgaatacaaagcacgtggtgttcgtgtgtattaaggtataaaaaaatgcttattaaaagcttaaaatttttattttaaagaagatcttttcggaattgaatcattccatcatcagtttactaaaagagagagtaaaaataccaatattaaaaaacaagtaagttaaagtttagatatatagaaagaacacgttggttttttactacttacataaaaagttgttaaaaacattgtatggccacataaaaacattggaaggacatctgtattaaaaaacaattctcatggtatttataaaggtaaatacaatagactgttaacttgttgattaataaaaactgaaaatggccccctgtagctggtgaggttttatcgacttacattacctctgatctatACTGGAGTCTTGGACTAACTTatagaaagatggtatgaaaaatcagttagtacccgtcaatgtcaagtggaatgatgtagtaggagcaaaagtcattgtgcttaagtttgtgaataggcagtttttagtgaagaattgtgttttgtgtgtagtaggatcaatagcaatttttggtatttttaaaaaaaggatgggagaatgtaaaacaatgagttgAAAACTGTGATGTAAagtaaatttggtataccagggtaaggcaaaatttaagttgggtagttgaaattaataaatcattttaaaggcgataaaaagaatgttattacctaattgtttccttgtatgaagtaagtatagataaaagttggttttaaatttatggaagatgaatcgaggaaaaagaaagaaaaggaaataggagatgaatgtaaagatgtaagctggggatactgaaactgatcgtgataagagattgatagatgtaaagtgagtatttataagaaaacctgtgtgattagttagatggtagttattggagaagatgggaaattggatattggaaaagggggatgttagtgtattaatggtgacaagaatagagttaagtatggcggattatatagggtgatattaagctatgggaaaatagaaagaaatgtagaagtaagtaaaactggatgtgtagttaaaTGAAAGAAAATTAGATCAAGAGAATAATTGTCAATGAAGTGGGACCAAGTCTCTGttgatgctggtgtgacgattaacacaattgggactatttttcttttccttgactatttccaaatcctcaaaaagatcaagtttgagataatctctaACGTTATCTCtgatgttatgaagaagagaaatatcatctggtaccttgattgtgtgattgtgatatttaaGATGATGGGAAAAAGAAGAAGTGTTCTCTAACTTAGAATATTCAatggccctggttactagagatctaaaagttctaccaatataagtggcatcacagtcagaacattgaagtttataaactccACTACTTTTAAAACTTTAAACGCCATAAATTTAaaaccaacttttatctatacttacttcatacaaggaaacaattaggtaataacattctttttatcgcctttaaaatgatttattaatttcaactacccaacttaaattttgccttaccctggtataccaaatttactTTACATCACAGTTTTcaactcattgttttacattctcccatcctttttttaaaaataccaaaaattgctattgatcctactacacacaaaacacaattcttcactaaaaactgcctattcacaaacttaagcacaatgacttttgctcctactacatcattccacttgacattgacgggtactaactgatttttcataccatctttctatAAGTTAGTCCAAGACTCCAGTatagatcagaggtaatgtaagtcgataaaacctcaccagctacagggggtcatgtaagatgcccccatttttagtttttattaatcaacaagttaacagtctattgcatttacctttataaataccatgagaattgttttttaatacagatgtccttccaatgttttcatgtggccatacaatgtttttaacaactttttatgtaagtagtaaaaaaccaacgtgttctttctatatatctaaattttaacttacttgttttttaatattggtatttttactctctcttttagtaaactgatgatggaatgattcaattccgaaaagatcttctttaaaataaaaatttaaagcttttaataagcattttttataccttaatacacacgaacaccacgtgctttgtaaaaAAATAACGCTCCAGTCAGGAAAAATGGAGAAATATCTCCAACCATATCTGAAAACACTTACTTTACAGAAACcagatccaaatatttttttaaactgtaCATAAACATTGCTAAATGATTTAGACTTTATATTAAAGAATAACAAGCATACCATTtacataatttcatatttttgtcttaattttctatattttttattacaaaaattatttctACTACATACCTCCATTTACATAACTCCCTGCAAATATCCGCAAGAGGATATTTTAACGAAGCTTTCTGTAATATTTATGAGGGATATTATTCAGGAGCATATGACGTATGTCGAAGTCATGACGTCATCGTCCCGAATTGATTGGTATCACATACGCTACTCTACTaggcatatttaaaaatatttcttttgtgCTCAATTTATCAAAAAAGATATTCTAAGAAAATTTGTAGTTTGCCATTTCTAGAATATCCAAGGCAAGAGTATGTCAATCATTAAGAAAACACAATTAATAATCAATTACTTCATTTTATTACACATAATTTgcatttgtttcatatttttgacacaaaatattttattaatggaAACTGGTCGTAGAAAAAATAATGTATATTACTCGCATTTAATGGCAACTATCATGACCGTAGTCTAGAATCATCGGAATATTATACTCTTTCTATCATACAGTTTTCAGAACGACCATCTATGTTTTCAGGTTACAAAAAGTAATCATcaaccaataaaaaataaatgtgtCATTTCACGCCACAGTGCATAGTTCAAACGCTTGATATTCTAGAAATGTTCATATTTACCCAATGTTTCACCAACTACAGTACGTTAGATCAAAAACCAAATCATACAATATCACTGGGATGACTTTTGTCGTCACGATCCTTGAAGAATCCCTTTTCAGTCTTACATTCACGAATCGTCACTGTTTTCAGGTTGACTGTCACGTCAGTTATGAAAACTTGGTCTGCCACGGGGTTCCTAGCCAGCCAGTACTCCGAACTCGGACTTGTAAGGGATGGCATGTCGTTGGGGATGGTGTTGTTGTTGATATTGATGTTATGGCCGTTGACAGCGATCGGTTTCTCTTCCGGCTGGCCGTTTTCGGGCTTGGGCTCCGGTTTCTTCTCGGGCCTTTAAATAAATCATTTAATCGTCAATACAACAATGTCAGTAAAGGCTGCTAAAATTTTGCTAAGTGGCAAcactgtattttttatttaaaatactatGGTGAAATAATATTTAGGCCCTAAATACAAGAAAGTTTTTCTTTGCATCAAGagattcaagaaaaagaaaatgtacaaaaatatgaacagaagaaaaagaaacgcAATAAATTGAATAAGGATCTTTTTGGATCAAAAGGAATGTTCATACAAAATTTCAAGACTATACAACTTTtgcttaaaaaaaaaggaaaataagcGTATGAACGGAAGAAGAAAAGATCATTTTCTAGAAAATCTACTAAAAAGTATTATTTGACGccagttttttaaatttctacgattattttttagaaaatttactaaaaaaaatgtCTGACTTTAGTTTTGACATTTTCAATATCATTTtcaagaaaaactactaaaaaagtatattttgatGCAAGTTTTGATACTTCTACggatatttttttcacaatttactAAAAAATTACATTTGACGTCTTTTTTGACATTTTCCAGGCAACTTCCTAAAATATTTACTGAAAAAATGTCATTTGACATTTTCTAGCAGATTTACTAAAAAGGTGATACTTGATGTCAGTTTCCAAAGTAACTTCCTcaaatatttactaaaaaaaGTGAGATTTGACGCAAGTTTTGATATTTCtacgattattttttttttaaatttactaaaaaaatgtCATTTGATGTGTTTTTTGACGTTCTCCAGGAAACTTCCTACAATATTTACTGAAAAAATGCTATTTGACGTGTTTTGACATTTCCAACGTCATTTTCTAGAAGATTTACTAAAAAAGCGATACTTGATGTCAGTTTCCAAAGTATCTTCCTAGAATATTTACTAAAAAAAGTTAGATTtgacgcaagttttgaaattttcAAGGACTTTTGGAAGGTTTTCTTAAACAACTGATTTTGACGTTAGTTTAAATGCTTTTAAGACTTTTCcttcaagaaaaataaaaagcacAAGAATATTAACAGAAGAAACGCAACACATTTAATAAGGTTCTTCTGTGGATCACAAGGAATGTTCGTACCAAATTTCAAGACTATTAGAAACAATAACTATAGAAACTTCCTAGAatatatactgaaaaaaaaatatcatttgACGTGTTTTGACATTTCCAACGTCATTTTCtagaaaatttactaaaaaagtGATACTTGATATCAGTTTCCAAAGTAATTTCCTAGAATATTTACTAAAAAGGTGAGATTtgacgcaagttttgaaatttccaAGGACTTTTGGAAGGTTTTTTTAAACAACTGATTTTTGACATTAGTTTAAATGCTTTTAAGATTATTTTCCTTCAAGAAAAATAAAAGGCACAAGAATATTAGTGGAGTATAAATATTTATCGATTTAGTCGAAACAGCAGCGGCGTCCATACATATAGCCGTTCTGTTCATGACTGGCATCCTATTTCAACCAAACGCTCTACCTATCATATCATTTATATAATCATGTTTCCTAAAAACTGCAAAATTAGAATAAATCGTACAGCCCAATTATTTTACCACCACAGAACAAACAAAATCGTTACCTTTTTTCATCAGTACGTGATGCTATAGGTTTAGGCGATGCTGGTTCCTTAGTCGACGAATGCGGTAGAGTCGCGTCAGCGGGTACCTGTCTCTTATCCGTACTGGTCCTCGGCGCTGTAGCTGTCAGAACAGCTGGACTAGAAGCTGATGGAATCGCTGAAGATTCCTCTTCGGCTTTTGAATTTTGGCGCTCATTGGTCCGCGAAGCAGCTGAAGTCTGCTTCGAGGAAAGTTTAGGTGTCTAAAAGTGAAGCAATTATTATTTAGAGCTTTTTTAGTTTCATACCAGTCAAACTTTATAAATTGACAAATATATGCAgcatgtacagctggttcctaaaaaaactgatacgactcttaaagctaTGTCTGATCCCAAAGGAAATCTTAAATTAAACTATGAGCAAAAAAATTTAGGCATTAAAGGCCACTTACTTTAATAGGTGGTGGACTTGAACTGGTAGGGCTCGTAGTTATAGTCACTCCGATCTTCCCACTCTCTTTCGACAATACCTCTGCCTTCCTCTTTGTCCCAACGTCTATTCTAGCTAAAAGGGGCCTCCTGTCCTCGCTGCTAGAACTGTTTGAGTTTTCATTTTCTGCAGATTCCGTTGGGGCTACAACGGTTTCTGATGTCTCCTCAGAACCTACCATCATACAGACATATTTCAGACACTTTATACTGAGGCAATGCAAGGCAATACAACTTAATACAATCAAATTTTTCTTGTTACTTTTCATTTGACAGTTGACTATTAAAAACTTAAGTTTACTAGGGTCAGTCAGGGTAATTGGAAACACGAAAAATGGGGTAAATGTAAACAATGATCTCTGCTTCTGTTAAACATAATCTATACGAAACTGGAGTAAAATGATACATGGTTTGTAATCTAAAAATCGTGCAATGTGGTTCCATTAAACACGTCAATGTTTCCACTTACCCCCGAATATATGTGCTAaggaaacttataaaaaaaattattatcaaaataaaataaataggtataacaaacgaatttttaaaattataaatattcccTTATTTACTGACGTTCAAAAATGTCTAACTTATTAGGAAACttattaggaaaaatatttggctCAGGGGCTATACCAATAATTTGTTCAAGGTTGACGAAACTAATGTCAGTTTCGTGTATGGCAAATTGCTTGCAGGTACCATTCATACATTTTAGAGCTATAACTTTAATTTCATTTTCATCCCAATCAATATCTTCGATCATACAAAGATATCTCTAAGATGTTGTCAGCCGTTTCATTGAATTCTACTAATACAAATTTCCTCTGCTGGAGTTTGTGGTGTTCTGCAGCCTCTAGTTCTTGTAGCTTTTCTTCTACCTGTTCATCCCATGGACTGTCATCACTCTCAGCATAAGATACTTCTGTTTCACTTGCATCAAATGACGACAATGACTGTTTACGTTTCTTTGGATTTGTATTTTTACTTGGTACTGAAGTTTCAAGCAAATCAGCAATTTTTCAAACTTTACTTCTTTTTCCATTTCCTTTCTGTTTTCTAAGATCCTTCTGTTCCTTTATTATGTTCAACACGTCACTAGCAGTTAATACTTCTGCATAGACCAACTGTGTTAGCTGAGGAATTATCTTTTTCTCTGTGGGAGCAATTTCTTTAACTATGTCAGAGTCAAGTTTTCTTGTCGTTCTTGTTGACTCCACATGAAATATACGGTCCAGTTTGTCTTTGATTGGAGAAATAAAACTAGACATATCTAATTCGGCAATTGATGTTGCAGATTTAGCTACAGATGTTTGGTGTTTGGATGATGATGGTTCAGCttcatttattaatgttttgttaaTAAATCCACTAgtattttacttcttcttcttcttctggttcctatccgtttcggatgttggaaatcatattggcaatcatgaccttgctcgctgcggctcgaaacagctccgttgaggttttcttaaaccatgttcttaaattccgcagccatgatattctccttctaccgggtcctcgcttacctttgactttaccttgcaatatagactgcagcagggagtaagggtgctgatttctcataacgtgtctcagatattgcaattttatgcgtttgatcgtaaacacaatctctggttccttcttcattttttctagaacttccttgttcgtgatccttgctgtccatgatattctcagcattcttctataaagccacatctcaaatgcttcaagttttttaatagtggtgtctgtaagcgtccatgcctccgccccgtacaacaacacagagaaaacatagcatctcaaatgtctcatttttgtatccagggatatgttgtgacttttgaagatggcgctcattttgttaaagaccgttcttgcctttcctatgcggcactttatttcctgtacattgctccactgttcgtttataatagttcccaggtagcaatactgttttactcgctctatctgcgtcccattaatgtatagatgagccccatttatattctccttgctgacaatcatttgtttggttttgtgggtattaatgtttagtccgtactgttgactgtactcgtttattctgtccattagcctctgaagtccctctaaactatctgctatcaccatggtgtcgtcggcatatctaacattgtttactctttcaccatttagaaggatgccttcgtctattccgtaaagagcctcgttaaaatttttttctgagtacatattaaatatcaacggcgatagaatacatccctgtctaactccgcgtagtatttttatgtgatctgtttcttctc is drawn from Diabrotica undecimpunctata isolate CICGRU chromosome 5, icDiaUnde3, whole genome shotgun sequence and contains these coding sequences:
- the Pc gene encoding polycomb group protein Pc; this translates as MNLMVGDDRVYAAERITRKRIRKGVVEYLVKWKGWSQRHNTWEPEENILDNRLIELYEQNHRPDGTLKRGPKKKHHSAAAPVAEDTEDEGVRSGEESQDEGPSETVTPAPPAAKGKSKHEANARVEDDDTRAGSEETSETVVAPTESAENENSNSSSSEDRRPLLARIDVGTKRKAEVLSKESGKIGVTITTSPTSSSPPPIKTPKLSSKQTSAASRTNERQNSKAEEESSAIPSASSPAVLTATAPRTSTDKRQVPADATLPHSSTKEPASPKPIASRTDEKRPEKKPEPKPENGQPEEKPIAVNGHNININNNTIPNDMPSLTSPSSEYWLARNPVADQVFITDVTVNLKTVTIRECKTEKGFFKDRDDKSHPSDIV